Proteins encoded within one genomic window of Macrotis lagotis isolate mMagLag1 chromosome 3, bilby.v1.9.chrom.fasta, whole genome shotgun sequence:
- the LOC141516071 gene encoding DNA replication complex GINS protein PSF3-like isoform X2, with translation MSEAYFPVESGALGPEENFLSLHDILMSHEKLPAGTERLLPRLGALFLGSGGEREENTDVSNTLLQTFIGRFCRIMDSSQNAYNEDTSSLVACLDELERGLFQTGQKGLNDFQCWEKGQASHIKASCLVQNYKKRKLTDLEG, from the exons ATGTCCGAGGCCTACTTCCCAGTGGAGTCGGGGGCCCTGGGGCCCGAGGAGAACTTCCTGTCCCTCCACGACATCCTGATGTCCCACGAGAAGCTGCCGGCGGGCACCGAGAGGCTCTTGCCCCGGCTGGGGGCATTGTTTTTGGGCAGCGGCGGAGAAAGAGAAG AGAATACTGATGTATCTAACACTCTCTTACAGACATTTATTGGACGTTTCTGCCGAATCATGGACTCTTCTCAGAATGCCTACAACGAAGACACCTCCAGCCTGGTTGCCTGCCTGGATGAGCTGGAGAGGGGGTTGTTTCAAACAGGCCAGAAAGGGCTAAATGACTTCCAGTGCTGGGAGAAGGGTCAAGCTTCTCACATCAAAGCCTCTTGCCTGGTTCAGAATTACAAGAAGAGAAAACTCACTGACCTGGAAGGCTGA
- the LOC141516071 gene encoding DNA replication complex GINS protein PSF3-like isoform X1, producing the protein MSEAYFPVESGALGPEENFLSLHDILMSHEKLPAGTERLLPRLGALFLGSGGEREGEFSIPEGSKLELPLWLAKGLYDNKRRILSVELRKIYKEGWRIVFSADANVVDLHRMGPHYYALGSQLLHFDNLENTDVSNTLLQTFIGRFCRIMDSSQNAYNEDTSSLVACLDELERGLFQTGQKGLNDFQCWEKGQASHIKASCLVQNYKKRKLTDLEG; encoded by the coding sequence ATGTCCGAGGCCTACTTCCCAGTGGAGTCGGGGGCCCTGGGGCCCGAGGAGAACTTCCTGTCCCTCCACGACATCCTGATGTCCCACGAGAAGCTGCCGGCGGGCACCGAGAGGCTCTTGCCCCGGCTGGGGGCATTGTTTTTGGGCAGCGGCGGAGAAAGAGAAGGCGAATTCAGCATCCCTGAGGGCTCCAAATTGGAACTCCCTCTGTGGCTGGCAAAAGGACTCTATGACAACAAAAGACGGATACTTTCTGTGGAACTCCGCAAGATTTATAAAGAGGGGTGGAGGATAGTGTTTAGTGCTGATGCAAATGTGGTTGACCTCCATAGAATGGGCCCCCATTATTATGCTTTAGGCTCTCAACTCCTCCACTTCGACAATCTAGAGAATACTGATGTATCTAACACTCTCTTACAGACATTTATTGGACGTTTCTGCCGAATCATGGACTCTTCTCAGAATGCCTACAACGAAGACACCTCCAGCCTGGTTGCCTGCCTGGATGAGCTGGAGAGGGGGTTGTTTCAAACAGGCCAGAAAGGGCTAAATGACTTCCAGTGCTGGGAGAAGGGTCAAGCTTCTCACATCAAAGCCTCTTGCCTGGTTCAGAATTACAAGAAGAGAAAACTCACTGACCTGGAAGGCTGA